In Sorghum bicolor cultivar BTx623 chromosome 10, Sorghum_bicolor_NCBIv3, whole genome shotgun sequence, one genomic interval encodes:
- the LOC8072821 gene encoding very-long-chain 3-oxoacyl-CoA reductase 1: MPAWMWLFLATIGALYVAGNCFRLLRHLALLLRKPKDLRRRYGSWAVITGPTSGLGWSMAMELARAGLNLVLVGRDPAKLQDVSAKIARCHGVQTRTVVFDLSLVSTAEGDDAMRRLRDAIEGLDVGVLVNNAGVNKPGALYLHEVEVEALMRMVRVNLQALTEVTAAVLPGMVRRRRGAVVNIGSGSTLAVPSFPLYSVYAATKRYVAVFSKNLYVEYKSKGIDVQCQVPLYVETNMLSSAAKNALFPLFLVGPDACARAAVRWIGHGHLCVPNLVHQLQWWGAGFVPDVLADTYRLAMHLYQRATFQMLRSCRAPHGNGNGSSSVDKFYY, encoded by the exons ATGCCCGCGTGGATGTGGCTGTTCTTGGCCACCATCGGCGCTCTCTACGTCGCAGGCAACTGCTTCCGCCTCCTCCGCCACCTCGCACTCCTGCTGAGAAAGCCAAAGGACCTCCGCCGGCGCTACGGCTCGTGGGCCGTCATCACCGGACCGACGTCGGGCCTGGGGTGGTCCATGGCCATGGAGCTGGCGCGCGCGGGTCTCAACCTCGTCCTCGTCGGCCGGGACCCCGCCAAGCTCCAGGACGTGTCCGCCAAGATCGCGAGGTGCCACGGCGTGCAGACGAGGACCGTGGTGTTCGACCTCTCCCTGGTGTCGACGGCGGAGGGCGACGACGCGATGCGCCGTCTCCGGGACGCCATCGAGGGGCTCGACGTCGGCGTGCTGGTGAACAACGCCGGCGTGAACAAGCCCGGCGCGCTGTACCTGcacgaggtggaggtggaggcgcTCATGCGGATGGTGCGCGTGAACCTGCAGGCGCTCACCGAGGTCACCGCGGCCGTGCTGCCCGGCATGGTTCGGCGCCGGAGGGGCGCCGTCGTCAACATCGGCTCCGGGTCGACGCTGGCCGTCCCTTCGTTCCCGCTCTACTCCGTCTACGCCGCTACCAAACG GTATGTTGCTGTGTTCTCGAAAAACCTTTACGTCGAGTACAAAAGTAAAGGAATCGATGTTCAATGTCAG GTGCCGTTGTACGTGGAGACGAACATGCTGTCGAGCGCGGCGAAGAACGCTCTGTTCCCGCTGTTCTTGGTGGGGCCAGACGCGTGCGCCCGCGCGGCGGTGCGGTGGATCGGGCACGGGCACCTGTGCGTGCCCAACTTGGTGCACCAGCTCCAGTGGTGGGGCGCGGGCTTCGTGCCGGACGTCCTTGCCGATACCTACCGCCTAGCGATGCATCTGTATCAGCGGGCCACCTTCCAGATGCTCAGATCGTGCAGAGCGCCGCACGGCAACGGCAACGGCAGTTCATCCGTGGACAAATTCTACTACTAG